The following coding sequences lie in one Mucilaginibacter sp. KACC 22773 genomic window:
- a CDS encoding helix-turn-helix domain-containing protein codes for MKETLNNKVKAIAANIRRTREQLNYTQEYLAAKLKISQNAYSKIELGYTKITVERLFQIATILEVDVHELIATEKTAAA; via the coding sequence ATGAAAGAGACGCTGAATAATAAAGTTAAAGCGATTGCGGCAAATATCAGGCGAACAAGGGAACAGTTAAATTATACCCAGGAATACCTGGCTGCGAAGCTAAAAATATCGCAAAATGCATATAGTAAAATCGAACTTGGTTATACCAAAATAACGGTTGAAAGACTTTTCCAGATAGCCACCATATTGGAGGTTGATGTACATGAGCTAATAGCTACCGAAAAAACGGCCGCCGCGTAA
- a CDS encoding YceI family protein, whose amino-acid sequence MTRKLFSIAIIFFLAANTFAQSKVTRSAVTFKIKNLGFNVEGSFGSLNADINFKPASLATSSIEASVASNTVNTDNESRDNHLKSEDYFDVAKYPKIILKSVSFKHKSGNNYTGSFNVTIRDKTKLIEIPFTYVEAGSNATFKGDFQVLRTDFGIGGKNVILSNEANVSIETEITK is encoded by the coding sequence ATGACCAGGAAACTATTTAGCATTGCAATTATATTTTTTTTAGCAGCAAACACGTTTGCGCAAAGTAAAGTAACCCGATCGGCAGTTACATTTAAAATTAAAAATCTTGGGTTTAACGTCGAGGGCTCTTTTGGCAGCCTCAACGCCGATATTAATTTTAAGCCCGCCAGTCTCGCAACAAGTTCAATCGAGGCTTCTGTGGCCTCAAATACGGTTAATACCGATAATGAAAGCCGCGATAACCACCTGAAGAGCGAAGACTACTTTGATGTGGCAAAATACCCAAAGATCATTTTAAAATCAGTTTCATTTAAACATAAAAGCGGAAACAACTATACGGGCAGTTTTAACGTAACTATAAGAGACAAAACAAAACTGATAGAAATACCTTTTACGTATGTTGAAGCGGGTAGCAATGCGACGTTTAAAGGTGATTTCCAGGTTTTAAGGACAGATTTTGGCATCGGTGGTAAAAACGTGATTTTATCCAATGAGGCCAATGTTTCGATAGAAACGGAGATCACTAAATAA
- a CDS encoding carbohydrate porin, protein MKKSLLFITPLLGVTLIASAQDTLKQQRFNFHFQQTVITQYKPSFGANYTGDNSLLTKSETQTSITTTLFGGARLWKGASAFFNPELSGGSGLSKTLGVAGFPNGETFRVGGSEPKIYIARLYFTQNFEWGKEKDTLQDDNNQLAGLKSKRYFSVTAGKFGMADFYDGNEFSHDPRSQFMNWSLMDNGAWDYPANTRGYAMGIHTELGMPNWTLRFAFTMSTTTANGAIWDAKVGKANTQTMEYERRYTINGNKGTLRILGFRNNGKMGKYRDALAISAVNPVVDTNLVYGKHKYGFGISADQYLSKDFGVFAKLSYNDGHTETWYFTEIDRSLSFGGVLKGNSWKRSDDELGLAFVANGLSGPHRDYLAAGGYGFIIGDGKLNYSNELIAELYYKINAYQKKFWLSPDYQFIVNPAYNKDRGPVNVFSLRVHVEF, encoded by the coding sequence ATGAAAAAATCTTTACTTTTTATAACGCCCCTGTTGGGCGTCACACTTATTGCCAGCGCTCAGGATACGCTTAAGCAGCAACGGTTTAACTTCCATTTCCAGCAAACGGTTATTACCCAGTATAAACCATCGTTCGGGGCCAATTATACCGGCGATAATAGTTTGCTTACCAAATCAGAAACGCAAACTTCCATCACCACCACGTTATTTGGCGGGGCCAGGCTTTGGAAAGGCGCGTCGGCTTTTTTTAACCCCGAACTATCCGGCGGATCGGGCTTAAGTAAAACACTGGGTGTTGCAGGTTTCCCCAATGGCGAAACTTTTCGCGTTGGCGGCTCGGAGCCTAAAATTTATATCGCACGCCTATACTTTACCCAAAACTTTGAATGGGGAAAAGAGAAAGATACCCTGCAGGACGATAATAACCAGCTTGCCGGCTTAAAAAGCAAACGCTATTTTTCGGTAACTGCAGGCAAATTTGGCATGGCCGATTTTTATGACGGTAACGAATTTAGCCACGACCCACGATCCCAGTTCATGAACTGGTCGCTGATGGATAACGGTGCCTGGGATTACCCCGCCAACACCCGGGGCTATGCCATGGGTATCCATACCGAGTTAGGCATGCCCAACTGGACGCTGAGATTTGCCTTCACCATGTCGACAACTACGGCCAACGGAGCCATCTGGGATGCCAAAGTTGGCAAGGCCAATACCCAGACAATGGAGTATGAAAGGCGCTATACTATTAACGGCAATAAAGGAACCCTGCGCATTTTAGGGTTCCGTAATAACGGCAAAATGGGCAAATACCGCGATGCCCTTGCCATAAGCGCTGTTAACCCCGTAGTTGATACCAATTTGGTTTATGGCAAACACAAATACGGCTTCGGCATTAGCGCCGACCAATACCTGAGCAAAGATTTTGGCGTATTTGCCAAACTGAGCTATAATGACGGGCACACTGAAACCTGGTATTTTACCGAGATAGACCGCTCGTTAAGCTTCGGCGGCGTATTAAAAGGCAACTCCTGGAAACGCAGCGACGACGAACTTGGGCTGGCATTTGTGGCAAACGGCCTATCAGGCCCGCACCGCGATTACCTGGCCGCAGGCGGTTACGGTTTTATTATAGGCGATGGCAAATTAAATTACAGCAACGAACTGATTGCCGAATTATATTACAAGATTAACGCCTATCAAAAAAAGTTCTGGCTTTCGCCCGATTACCAGTTTATTGTAAACCCGGCGTATAATAAAGACCGGGGGCCGGTGAATGTATTTTCGTTAAGGGTGCATGTGGAGTTTTAG
- a CDS encoding rhodanese-like domain-containing protein, giving the protein MNEITVQELKEKKEKGEDFQLIDVREDFEYETSNLGGLSIPLGGILIESEKVSKDKPVVVMCRSGKRSAAAIMQLEQRGFTNLYNLRGGILAWAAEIDPDLSVY; this is encoded by the coding sequence ATGAACGAGATAACCGTACAGGAATTAAAAGAAAAAAAAGAAAAAGGCGAAGATTTTCAACTGATTGACGTTAGGGAAGATTTTGAATATGAAACATCAAACCTTGGTGGATTATCTATCCCCCTTGGCGGCATTTTAATTGAGAGCGAAAAAGTATCTAAAGATAAACCGGTAGTGGTAATGTGCCGCAGCGGCAAACGCAGCGCGGCAGCTATTATGCAACTGGAACAAAGGGGTTTTACCAACCTGTATAACCTGCGGGGCGGAATTTTAGCATGGGCGGCCGAGATTGATCCTGACTTAAGCGTTTATTAA
- a CDS encoding DUF4407 domain-containing protein, protein MKKITRFFWFCSGAHIDTLKKYPIEHNKYVGIGATIFFTALFASLSGGYAMYFVFNGDAFAVGFAILFGLLWGTAIFNMDRYIVSSINKEGTTNQQILQASPRILLAIMIGIVISRPLELKIFDKEIRQKLKLSYLKGQHRKIDTLEKTYNQKYAMEMGKTSDLKKEKDSLEKDINRSRFLLNQEVFGDKTNQTSGITGYGTYAKQKQAVLEEKEARLKTVTDNLGQLDEYLGHRKDYEGLNSTRLFTDHQLDSLANVAGFSDRNWALGQLSYNENGTRDLDTYMAISFIGYLFILFECLPVFVKLMSPKGPYDVAVAKIAEANMYMADRDKDLNITVTDNTYDHSLETDVERRKRVISSESKYEF, encoded by the coding sequence ATGAAAAAAATTACCCGCTTTTTCTGGTTTTGTTCAGGAGCGCATATAGATACACTAAAAAAATACCCCATCGAGCATAATAAGTATGTGGGCATCGGGGCTACCATATTTTTCACGGCGCTGTTTGCCTCGCTATCAGGTGGATATGCTATGTACTTTGTTTTTAACGGCGATGCTTTTGCCGTTGGCTTTGCAATACTGTTTGGTTTGCTATGGGGAACGGCCATTTTTAATATGGACCGTTATATCGTATCCAGCATTAATAAAGAAGGAACAACCAACCAGCAGATACTGCAGGCATCACCCCGGATATTATTGGCGATAATGATTGGTATAGTAATATCCCGCCCGCTGGAACTGAAGATATTTGATAAAGAGATCCGCCAGAAATTAAAACTCTCCTACCTAAAAGGCCAGCACCGCAAAATTGACACCCTCGAAAAAACGTACAATCAAAAGTATGCCATGGAGATGGGGAAAACCAGCGATCTGAAAAAGGAAAAAGATTCACTCGAAAAAGATATTAACCGGAGCCGTTTCCTGCTTAACCAGGAGGTTTTTGGCGATAAAACCAACCAAACATCGGGCATAACCGGCTACGGCACCTACGCCAAGCAAAAGCAAGCCGTACTGGAAGAAAAAGAAGCCCGCCTGAAAACTGTAACTGACAACCTGGGTCAGCTTGACGAATACCTGGGCCACCGCAAAGATTATGAGGGGCTAAACAGCACCCGGCTGTTTACCGATCATCAGCTGGATAGCCTGGCCAATGTGGCCGGTTTTTCTGACCGGAACTGGGCGTTGGGCCAGCTATCATACAATGAAAATGGCACGCGCGATCTGGACACCTATATGGCCATCTCATTTATTGGCTACCTGTTCATCTTATTTGAATGTTTACCGGTATTTGTTAAACTAATGTCGCCCAAGGGACCATATGATGTGGCCGTAGCCAAAATAGCCGAGGCTAATATGTATATGGCCGACAGGGACAAGGATTTGAATATTACCGTTACTGATAACACGTACGATCATAGCCTGGAAACCGATGTAGAGCGGCGAAAGCGGGTGATCTCTTCAGAGTCTAAATACGAGTTTTAG
- a CDS encoding HD domain-containing protein translates to METGQLIDNTVQFARETLKNAEGGHDWWHIHRVWTNAKLIAQTEKADPLIVELAALLHDIADSKFHNGDEEIGPRTAGNYLLSQDVDVAVIEHVQQIIRHMSFKSSFDKPTFHSPELAIVQDADRLDAIGAIGIARAFNYGGFKGREIYNPEIEPNLNMSKDEYKNSPAPSINHFYEKLLLLKDKMNTPTGRQLAEQRHQFMVAYLHQFYLECKP, encoded by the coding sequence ATGGAAACAGGACAGCTCATTGATAATACCGTACAATTTGCACGTGAAACATTAAAAAATGCCGAAGGTGGCCATGACTGGTGGCACATACACCGCGTTTGGACCAACGCCAAACTGATAGCCCAAACCGAAAAAGCCGATCCTCTCATTGTTGAACTTGCCGCGTTGCTTCATGATATTGCCGATAGTAAATTTCATAACGGCGATGAAGAAATAGGGCCGCGTACTGCCGGCAACTACTTGCTGAGCCAGGATGTTGATGTAGCTGTCATTGAACATGTGCAGCAAATTATACGGCATATGTCGTTCAAATCAAGCTTTGATAAACCAACCTTCCACTCGCCCGAGCTGGCTATTGTACAGGATGCCGACAGGCTTGATGCCATTGGCGCCATAGGCATAGCGCGGGCCTTTAACTATGGCGGTTTTAAAGGACGTGAGATTTACAATCCCGAAATTGAGCCTAATTTAAACATGAGTAAAGACGAGTATAAAAATTCGCCAGCCCCTTCAATCAATCACTTTTACGAAAAATTATTATTACTGAAAGATAAGATGAACACCCCAACCGGCCGCCAACTGGCCGAACAACGTCATCAGTTTATGGTAGCTTACTTACATCAATTTTACCTGGAGTGCAAACCATAA
- a CDS encoding methyltransferase domain-containing protein, whose amino-acid sequence MPNLKHRAFDAEIMDDLTLPDTEIAPVLEGLGKINSWFGGHKEAIGALKNFPVKQGYSISDWGCGGGDTLIAITKWATQQQITLKLTGIDAAPAAINYARNASKTFAGIGYVQADVINDTHLLGMHDIIISNLFTHHFDDEQWIKMIKNMYASAQKGIIITDLHRHWALYYAVIFITNVFTRNKMVRYDGPLSVKRGFKKRELLTLLKKAQIDNFKLTWKWPFRWALVIYKS is encoded by the coding sequence ATGCCCAATTTAAAACACCGCGCTTTTGATGCCGAGATAATGGACGATTTAACCTTGCCCGATACCGAGATTGCACCGGTATTGGAGGGGCTTGGCAAAATAAATTCATGGTTTGGCGGGCATAAGGAAGCCATAGGAGCCTTAAAAAACTTCCCGGTAAAGCAAGGATACTCTATAAGCGATTGGGGCTGTGGTGGTGGCGATACACTGATTGCCATTACCAAATGGGCAACGCAACAACAGATAACCCTAAAACTTACCGGCATTGATGCAGCCCCGGCAGCAATAAATTATGCGCGCAATGCATCAAAAACGTTTGCCGGCATTGGCTATGTGCAGGCCGATGTGATAAACGATACCCACCTTTTAGGCATGCACGATATCATTATCAGCAATTTGTTTACGCACCACTTTGACGACGAACAATGGATCAAGATGATTAAAAACATGTATGCATCGGCCCAAAAAGGAATAATCATTACCGATTTGCACCGCCATTGGGCGCTGTATTATGCCGTTATTTTTATTACAAATGTTTTCACCCGTAATAAAATGGTACGCTACGATGGGCCACTATCGGTAAAGCGGGGTTTTAAAAAGCGGGAATTATTAACATTGCTAAAAAAAGCACAAATTGATAACTTTAAATTAACATGGAAGTGGCCATTCCGCTGGGCTTTAGTAATCTATAAATCGTAG
- a CDS encoding NAD(P)/FAD-dependent oxidoreductase gives MNDVIIVGGGLAGLFNAILLNRAGLNVTLVEKKTYPMHRVCGEYISNEVIPFLNTLDINLDQLNVARINRVEVTAASGVKFTQKLDLGGFGLSRYTFDNFLYHKAATEGVNFLIGTRVEDVRFTGNQFEVVTPGEVLTAPLVIGSFGKRSNLDQKLKRPFFYKRSPYLAVKFHIKMDLPQDLIQLNNYKDGYCGVSKTDGDRYCMCYMAHRDDLRKYGSLQGLEENVIRKNPYLDNIFTNAEFLLDKPEVINEISFEKKAPVDNHILMSGDTAGMIAPLCGNGMTMAIHSAKILSEKIISHYKTGKFYEDNRVALEADYTDAWNRQFAQRLWVGRQLQRLFGNNNTTALTLRLLNGLPPLSRYLISKTHGKPFS, from the coding sequence ATGAACGATGTAATTATAGTTGGCGGTGGCCTTGCGGGATTATTTAACGCGATACTATTAAACCGCGCCGGCTTAAACGTTACCCTCGTCGAAAAAAAAACATACCCCATGCACCGTGTATGTGGCGAGTATATCTCCAACGAAGTAATCCCGTTTTTAAATACTTTAGATATCAACCTCGATCAGCTGAATGTTGCCCGCATTAACCGGGTGGAAGTTACCGCCGCCTCGGGCGTTAAATTTACCCAAAAGCTCGATCTGGGCGGCTTTGGTTTAAGCAGGTACACCTTTGACAATTTTTTATACCACAAAGCGGCAACAGAAGGCGTAAATTTCTTGATAGGTACAAGGGTTGAAGATGTGCGCTTCACCGGCAATCAGTTTGAGGTGGTTACGCCCGGCGAAGTGTTAACGGCGCCGCTGGTAATCGGCTCATTCGGCAAGCGGTCAAACCTCGATCAAAAATTGAAGCGGCCCTTTTTCTATAAACGCAGCCCCTACCTGGCTGTAAAATTTCATATAAAAATGGATTTGCCGCAGGATCTTATCCAGCTCAATAACTATAAAGATGGCTATTGCGGCGTGAGCAAAACCGACGGCGACAGGTATTGCATGTGCTACATGGCGCACCGCGATGACCTGCGCAAATACGGCAGTTTGCAGGGATTGGAAGAAAACGTTATCCGCAAAAACCCATATCTCGACAATATTTTTACCAATGCCGAATTTTTACTGGATAAGCCCGAGGTAATTAACGAGATATCGTTTGAAAAAAAAGCACCGGTTGATAACCATATTTTAATGAGCGGCGATACGGCCGGGATGATAGCGCCGCTATGCGGTAACGGCATGACCATGGCTATTCACTCGGCCAAAATCCTGTCAGAAAAAATTATCAGTCATTATAAAACCGGCAAATTTTATGAAGATAACCGTGTAGCTTTAGAGGCCGATTATACCGATGCCTGGAACCGGCAATTTGCGCAGCGACTTTGGGTAGGCCGGCAATTGCAGCGCCTGTTTGGCAATAACAACACAACCGCACTTACGCTTCGCCTGTTAAACGGCTTACCGCCATTATCCAGGTACCTGATCAGTAAAACTCACGGAAAACCATTTTCATAA
- a CDS encoding type III polyketide synthase, whose translation MESCISAIGIANPHNRIAQQDIYHFMVNAFGLDATNAARLKSIYDNSGIDYRYSVIPDFGESDPSNYTFFDPSGSFNPFPDTRKRLKLYQDEAIAIAINAVKNCLAGFGADALKQITHLVTISCTGMHAPGIDIELVEKLELNRDTERTCINFMGCYGAINGLKVADYICRANPEAKVLVVSVELCTLHFQKDNTLDNWVANSLFSDGAAAVLVENSLQRMRAGTNLILKNFYSEFVTEARDDMGWYVGNTGFEMKLTSRVSKQIKKNIKALTGRFLQKVKLNADEITAYAVHPGGRKILEAVEEALELPEESNAFAYETLQQYGNMSSATILFVLQKMLKAESLIDQKVMSFAFGPGLTVEGMILKMSC comes from the coding sequence ATGGAGAGTTGCATCAGTGCCATCGGGATAGCAAATCCCCATAACCGGATAGCCCAGCAGGATATTTACCATTTTATGGTGAATGCTTTTGGGTTGGATGCAACTAACGCCGCACGGTTAAAAAGCATTTACGATAACTCAGGCATTGATTATCGTTACTCGGTGATCCCGGATTTTGGCGAAAGCGACCCTTCCAATTATACTTTTTTTGATCCATCCGGAAGTTTTAATCCTTTTCCGGATACCCGCAAACGCTTAAAACTTTACCAGGACGAGGCTATAGCTATTGCCATAAATGCGGTTAAAAATTGCCTTGCCGGTTTCGGGGCCGATGCTTTAAAACAAATTACCCATTTGGTTACCATCAGCTGCACGGGCATGCACGCCCCCGGCATTGATATTGAACTGGTAGAGAAACTGGAGCTTAACCGCGATACCGAACGTACCTGTATTAATTTTATGGGTTGCTATGGCGCCATTAACGGCCTTAAAGTGGCCGATTATATTTGCCGTGCCAATCCAGAGGCCAAAGTTTTGGTAGTAAGTGTGGAGTTGTGCACGCTCCATTTTCAAAAAGATAATACATTAGACAACTGGGTGGCCAACTCCCTGTTTTCAGACGGGGCCGCTGCAGTGTTGGTCGAGAACTCTTTGCAACGCATGAGGGCTGGCACCAACCTCATCTTAAAAAACTTTTACTCGGAATTTGTGACCGAAGCCCGCGACGATATGGGCTGGTATGTAGGCAATACCGGGTTCGAGATGAAGTTAACCTCGCGGGTATCCAAACAAATCAAAAAAAACATTAAGGCTTTAACAGGCCGCTTTTTGCAAAAGGTAAAACTTAATGCAGATGAAATAACCGCTTATGCTGTACACCCCGGTGGCCGTAAGATACTGGAAGCGGTAGAGGAAGCGCTGGAGCTACCCGAGGAAAGCAACGCTTTTGCCTATGAAACCCTGCAGCAGTATGGCAATATGTCATCAGCCACCATCCTGTTTGTACTGCAAAAAATGCTTAAGGCCGAAAGTTTGATCGATCAAAAGGTCATGAGTTTTGCTTTTGGGCCCGGGCTAACGGTTGAGGGTATGATATTGAAAATGTCTTGCTAA
- a CDS encoding UbiA family prenyltransferase, whose protein sequence is MKLKQLIPTPSAWAHMRFVFSVFLLPVYLFAFSQATFVQPGQAVLIFFIWHFLAFPASNGYNSYFDKDEDSIGLLEKPPEVDISLYYFSILLEALAFGLGFLISWEFAVAVLVYGVMSKLYSHPATRLKKYAIISFLTVFIFQGFFIYYVTYSALSGLSLFRHWDTGFIVAGAICSCLIGASYPLTQVYQHDEDSRRGDRTISLLLGYKGSFIFSGAMFALGIACSFYYWHLEGKMVNFYFFLVCALPIFLFFNYWFYKVGKSTANADFKNAMRMNFLSSGCMLVYFGTLALMS, encoded by the coding sequence ATGAAATTGAAACAATTAATCCCCACACCATCGGCCTGGGCCCACATGCGTTTTGTTTTCTCTGTTTTTTTGTTGCCTGTTTACCTGTTTGCTTTTAGCCAGGCTACATTTGTGCAGCCGGGGCAGGCTGTACTTATATTTTTTATTTGGCATTTTTTGGCGTTCCCGGCCAGCAACGGGTATAACAGTTATTTTGATAAAGACGAGGATAGCATCGGTCTGCTGGAAAAACCGCCCGAGGTTGATATCAGCCTGTACTATTTTTCTATCCTGCTGGAAGCGCTGGCCTTTGGCCTGGGTTTTTTAATTAGCTGGGAGTTTGCTGTGGCAGTGCTTGTTTATGGGGTTATGTCTAAATTGTATAGCCATCCGGCTACACGGTTAAAAAAGTACGCCATCATCAGTTTTTTAACGGTATTTATTTTCCAGGGCTTCTTTATTTATTATGTCACCTATTCGGCGTTAAGCGGGCTCAGCCTGTTCAGGCATTGGGATACTGGGTTTATTGTTGCCGGGGCAATTTGCTCGTGTCTTATTGGTGCTTCGTACCCGCTCACCCAGGTTTACCAGCACGATGAAGACAGCCGTCGTGGCGACAGAACGATTAGCTTATTATTGGGCTACAAGGGATCTTTCATTTTTTCGGGCGCTATGTTTGCGCTGGGGATAGCATGCTCTTTTTACTATTGGCATTTGGAGGGCAAAATGGTCAACTTCTATTTTTTCCTGGTATGCGCGCTGCCCATATTTTTATTTTTTAATTACTGGTTTTACAAAGTAGGCAAATCGACAGCTAACGCCGATTTTAAAAATGCCATGCGCATGAACTTTTTAAGTTCGGGCTGTATGCTGGTTTACTTTGGCACCCTGGCACTGATGAGTTAA
- a CDS encoding DUF6358 family protein, with protein sequence MAFKLILNVLYTIGLVLCAFVAYQYFMAKSYPVMAAAIAVGLVVAFLKIRLLKDVRNSQKKV encoded by the coding sequence ATGGCTTTTAAATTAATACTTAACGTGCTATATACCATTGGTTTGGTATTGTGCGCGTTTGTGGCTTACCAGTATTTTATGGCCAAAAGCTACCCGGTTATGGCTGCTGCGATAGCTGTGGGGCTGGTGGTAGCTTTCCTGAAAATAAGACTGTTAAAAGACGTAAGGAACTCGCAAAAAAAGGTGTAA